One part of the Segnochrobactrum spirostomi genome encodes these proteins:
- a CDS encoding RBBP9/YdeN family alpha/beta hydrolase — MSILILPGLNGSSHGHWQRHFVETRAGARIVEQRDWDRPERTEWVATLSAAILQEGRPVVLVAHSLAVALVAHLAATPIARHVAGALLVAPADVETPARTPEAVRNFAPLPRGRLPFRSTLIASRDDPYMDQARARTLAEDWGSLFVDLGNAGHINAASGHGPWPEGLAHLDALVATAGRATA, encoded by the coding sequence ATGTCGATCCTGATCCTTCCCGGCCTAAACGGCTCGAGCCACGGTCATTGGCAGCGGCATTTCGTCGAGACGCGGGCCGGTGCCCGGATTGTCGAGCAGCGCGACTGGGACCGCCCCGAGCGGACGGAATGGGTCGCGACCCTCTCGGCAGCAATCCTTCAGGAGGGGCGGCCTGTCGTGCTCGTCGCGCATTCGCTGGCGGTGGCGCTGGTCGCCCATCTCGCCGCGACGCCGATCGCGCGCCATGTCGCCGGCGCACTGCTGGTCGCCCCCGCCGACGTGGAGACACCAGCCCGCACCCCAGAGGCGGTGCGCAATTTCGCGCCGCTGCCGCGCGGGCGGCTGCCGTTCCGCTCGACGCTGATCGCAAGCCGCGACGATCCCTACATGGACCAGGCCCGTGCACGGACGCTCGCCGAGGATTGGGGCTCGCTGTTCGTCGATCTCGGCAACGCCGGGCACATCAACGCGGCGAGCGGCCACGGCCCCTGGCCGGAGGGCCTCGCCCACCTCGACGCCCTCGTCGCAACCGCCGGCCGCGCCACCGCCTGA
- a CDS encoding ABC transporter substrate-binding protein, with protein sequence MLTLNRRQTLAAGAGAFLATLIAKGRFASAAASDTLTIAYNVNLPSFDPTTGPSAVNPTIQAIYRSVFDQFVGQKPDLSFEPGLLTAWGWNDDKTKVWMDVRTGVTWHDGSPFTPEDVVWSLERAADPKTGNPIQFVWSTIENFKIEGNRITADVKSFDPTLFKWMAFLTGYVLPKAYYEKVGAEGFEKKPIGTGPFMVDAYEGNAFLRLKANPNYWGGKPAFETVVFKFVPDGTSRVAEIESGSSDVTLEIPYEEYDRLRQKSGLAGVCKPISDIGMIFITNVDATMLDKNVRLAACHAVDKSAIVKRLLRGYGVPIDTLQAPEYEAYDPSIKVPYDPALAKKLLAASGYSVEKPVKFKIQTTRGFKPKDYEMIQAIVGMWRKVGIEAEIEVYEIAKHYELRAAHKLAPMAFYNWGDAIGDPATSTGFATFGPSPHSAWKSKDLDAMIGPLWGEKDEAKRIAGWKAVDKYIAEEGYVLPLLQYMQPIVFKADLKVIPNTSGALQPTLVSKA encoded by the coding sequence ATGCTGACACTGAACCGTCGCCAGACGCTCGCGGCAGGAGCCGGCGCGTTCCTGGCGACCCTGATCGCCAAGGGCCGCTTCGCCTCGGCCGCGGCGAGCGACACGCTCACCATCGCCTACAACGTCAATCTGCCGTCGTTCGACCCGACCACCGGTCCCTCGGCGGTGAACCCGACCATCCAGGCGATCTACCGCTCGGTGTTCGATCAGTTCGTCGGCCAGAAGCCGGATCTCTCGTTCGAGCCGGGGCTGCTCACCGCCTGGGGCTGGAACGACGACAAGACCAAGGTGTGGATGGACGTCCGCACCGGCGTGACCTGGCACGACGGCTCGCCCTTCACGCCCGAGGACGTGGTGTGGTCGCTTGAGCGCGCCGCCGATCCGAAGACGGGCAACCCGATCCAGTTCGTCTGGTCGACGATCGAGAACTTCAAGATCGAAGGCAACCGCATCACCGCGGACGTCAAGTCGTTCGACCCGACCCTCTTCAAATGGATGGCCTTCCTCACCGGCTACGTGCTGCCGAAGGCCTATTACGAGAAGGTCGGCGCCGAGGGCTTCGAGAAGAAGCCGATCGGCACCGGGCCGTTCATGGTCGACGCCTACGAGGGCAACGCCTTCCTGCGCCTCAAGGCGAACCCGAATTATTGGGGCGGCAAGCCGGCCTTCGAGACGGTCGTGTTCAAGTTCGTGCCGGACGGCACCAGCCGCGTCGCCGAGATCGAGAGCGGCTCCTCGGACGTCACCCTTGAGATCCCCTACGAGGAATATGACCGCCTGCGCCAGAAGTCGGGCCTCGCCGGCGTGTGCAAGCCGATCTCCGACATCGGCATGATCTTCATCACCAATGTCGACGCGACGATGCTCGACAAGAATGTCCGCCTCGCCGCCTGCCACGCGGTCGACAAGTCGGCGATCGTGAAGCGGCTGCTACGCGGCTACGGCGTGCCGATCGACACCCTCCAGGCGCCGGAATACGAGGCCTACGATCCCTCGATCAAGGTGCCCTACGACCCGGCGCTGGCCAAGAAGCTGCTCGCGGCGAGCGGCTATTCGGTCGAGAAGCCGGTCAAGTTCAAGATCCAGACCACGCGCGGCTTCAAGCCCAAAGACTACGAGATGATCCAGGCGATCGTCGGCATGTGGCGCAAGGTCGGCATCGAGGCCGAGATCGAGGTCTACGAGATCGCCAAGCACTACGAGCTCAGGGCCGCGCACAAGCTGGCGCCGATGGCGTTCTACAATTGGGGCGACGCGATCGGCGATCCGGCGACCTCGACCGGCTTCGCGACCTTCGGCCCCTCGCCCCACTCGGCCTGGAAATCGAAGGACCTCGACGCCATGATCGGCCCCTTGTGGGGCGAGAAGGACGAGGCCAAGCGCATCGCCGGCTGGAAGGCCGTCGACAAGTACATCGCCGAAGAGGGCTACGTCCTGCCGCTCCTGCAATATATGCAGCCGATCGTGTTCAAGGCCGACCTCAAGGTCATCCCGAACACCTCCGGCGCGCTGCAGCCGACCCTGGTGTCGAAGGCGTAA
- a CDS encoding TetR/AcrR family transcriptional regulator yields the protein MSSAETGRVNQRLRTRRALLEAARTLMAEGKTPSVSEVADAALVSRATAYRYFPHQDMLLLEAGLDEAFDAVTPAGLDALADPVERVSAVQTHLVGLVLANEDQFRHFLAAALQRRAADQDFPPRGGRRLAALGEALQPFEGTLGAEAHGRLLNALAVLCGGEALIALKDICHLSDADACGVLDWAAQALVSAAFRDAPRTATAVAD from the coding sequence ATGTCAAGCGCCGAAACCGGACGAGTGAACCAGCGCCTGCGAACCCGACGGGCGCTCCTCGAGGCGGCCAGAACGCTGATGGCGGAGGGCAAGACCCCGAGCGTCAGCGAGGTCGCCGACGCCGCCCTCGTTTCGCGTGCGACCGCCTACCGTTACTTTCCGCACCAGGACATGCTGCTCCTCGAAGCCGGGCTCGACGAGGCCTTCGATGCGGTGACGCCGGCGGGCCTCGATGCGCTTGCGGACCCGGTCGAGCGGGTCTCCGCCGTCCAGACGCACCTCGTCGGGCTCGTCCTCGCCAACGAGGACCAGTTCCGTCACTTCCTCGCGGCGGCCCTCCAGCGTCGGGCAGCGGATCAGGACTTTCCGCCCCGCGGCGGTCGACGCCTCGCCGCCCTCGGCGAAGCGCTGCAGCCGTTCGAAGGCACGCTCGGCGCCGAGGCCCACGGACGGCTTTTGAACGCGCTCGCCGTGCTGTGTGGTGGGGAGGCGCTGATCGCGCTCAAAGACATCTGCCACCTGTCCGACGCCGATGCCTGCGGCGTGCTCGACTGGGCGGCCCAAGCCCTCGTCTCGGCGGCCTTCCGTGACGCACCACGAACGGCGACGGCCGTCGCGGACTGA
- a CDS encoding cation:proton antiporter domain-containing protein — MHEVLTLQLILAAIAGLLVVVALLQPVAERLQVPASVLLATVGILIGAVAALILYSPWTNSFDTLARVFVDFPITADTFLYIFLPLLLFQTALSLDVRRLVDDIAPILLLAVVAVLVATAAIGFTLAPVSGQPLVACLLLGAIVATTDPVAVIAIFRELGAPARLTRLVEGESLLNDAAAITLFVLLLELLLTGKETTVADGLLRFAIAGIGGAAFGYFGGLVATGLFRFVREIPAAIVTISVAVPYLVFIGGEELFHVSGVVAAVAAGVAVNIHGPTIVAPDPWRHLREIWEQIEFWAASLIFVLASILVPHLLGDIGLWDLVPLGALILAAFLSRALVLFALLPLLSFLKVSERVSNAYKVVIVWGGLRGAVTLALALSVTENAGVPPEIQRFIAATATGFTLFTLLVNGTTLRSLIHVLKLDQISAFDVAMRDGVVAVALGNVKDALRYTAETAEIPKDIADRAIRPYDKRIEDVRQRTDTKRADVIERDRLKVGLVALADRERELVLELFRERTVSIRIIEHLLTDIGRLRERARTGGRVEYNRAAKEMLGYSLRFRIALRIHRWLGWERLLSDALSDRFERILVMRIVLTEMKPFVAERLNAVLGERLGGIISDIVDQRHQAVARSLAALELQYPDYAQVLEERFLTRSALRREELEYDNLFEDRLIGTELLHDLKRGIKAKRAASEIRPKLDLGLDTRQLVAQFPLFKDLDGVEVLQIAKLLRPRFAVPGERLIRRGERGESVFFISSGAVEVALAQGPLRLGRGDFIGELALITGGRRSADVTAISYCNLLILEGEDFQALLARNPDMNTKVQSVAAQRLAQNQATPMLDEAVAADGAPGVSLAAGDFTISGTATASLDGQPNVPPLADADLSDATATAAQPG; from the coding sequence ATGCACGAAGTCCTGACCCTTCAGCTCATCCTGGCGGCCATTGCGGGCTTGCTCGTCGTCGTGGCGCTGCTGCAACCGGTCGCCGAGCGGCTTCAGGTTCCGGCTTCGGTGCTGCTCGCGACCGTCGGCATCCTGATCGGCGCCGTCGCCGCCCTGATCCTCTACTCGCCGTGGACCAATTCGTTCGACACGCTCGCCCGCGTGTTCGTCGATTTCCCCATCACGGCCGATACGTTCCTCTACATCTTCCTGCCGCTGCTGCTGTTCCAGACGGCGCTGAGCCTCGACGTGCGGCGCCTCGTCGACGACATCGCGCCGATCCTGCTCCTCGCCGTGGTGGCCGTGCTCGTCGCGACCGCGGCGATCGGCTTCACCTTGGCGCCGGTGAGCGGCCAGCCGCTCGTCGCCTGCCTCCTGCTCGGCGCCATCGTGGCGACCACCGATCCGGTCGCGGTCATCGCGATCTTCCGCGAGCTCGGCGCCCCGGCGCGGCTCACCCGCCTCGTCGAGGGCGAGAGTCTCCTCAACGATGCCGCCGCCATCACCCTGTTCGTGCTCCTGCTCGAGCTCCTCCTCACCGGCAAGGAGACGACCGTCGCCGACGGCCTCCTCCGCTTCGCGATCGCCGGCATCGGCGGCGCCGCGTTCGGCTATTTCGGCGGGCTCGTCGCCACCGGCCTGTTCCGCTTCGTGCGCGAAATTCCGGCCGCCATCGTTACCATCAGCGTCGCAGTGCCCTATCTCGTCTTCATCGGCGGCGAGGAATTGTTCCACGTCTCCGGCGTCGTCGCCGCGGTGGCCGCGGGCGTCGCCGTCAACATCCACGGCCCCACCATCGTGGCGCCGGATCCGTGGCGGCACCTGCGCGAGATCTGGGAGCAGATCGAGTTCTGGGCCGCCTCGCTCATCTTCGTGCTCGCCTCGATCCTGGTGCCGCATCTTCTCGGCGACATCGGCCTGTGGGATCTGGTGCCGCTCGGCGCGCTGATCCTCGCCGCCTTCCTGTCACGCGCGCTCGTGCTGTTCGCGCTGCTGCCGCTGTTGTCGTTCCTCAAGGTCTCGGAGCGGGTCTCGAACGCCTACAAGGTGGTCATCGTCTGGGGCGGCCTGCGCGGCGCGGTGACGCTCGCGCTCGCGCTGTCGGTAACCGAGAACGCAGGCGTGCCGCCGGAAATCCAGCGCTTCATCGCGGCGACGGCGACGGGCTTCACCCTGTTCACCCTGCTCGTCAACGGCACCACGCTGCGCTCGCTGATCCACGTCCTGAAGCTCGATCAGATCTCCGCGTTCGATGTCGCGATGCGCGATGGTGTCGTTGCGGTGGCCCTCGGCAACGTCAAAGACGCGCTGCGCTACACCGCCGAGACCGCCGAAATCCCCAAGGACATCGCCGACCGGGCGATCCGGCCCTACGACAAGCGCATCGAGGACGTGCGCCAGCGCACCGACACCAAGCGCGCCGACGTGATCGAGCGCGACCGCCTCAAGGTCGGCCTCGTCGCCCTCGCCGACCGGGAACGCGAACTCGTCCTCGAACTGTTCCGCGAGCGGACCGTCTCGATCCGCATCATCGAGCATCTGCTGACCGATATCGGTCGCTTGCGCGAGCGCGCCCGGACCGGCGGCCGCGTCGAATACAACCGCGCCGCCAAGGAGATGCTCGGCTATTCGCTGCGCTTCCGCATCGCGCTCAGGATCCATCGCTGGCTCGGGTGGGAGCGTCTCCTGTCGGACGCCCTGTCCGATCGCTTCGAGCGCATCCTGGTCATGCGCATCGTGCTCACCGAGATGAAGCCGTTCGTCGCCGAGCGGCTCAATGCGGTGCTCGGCGAGCGGCTCGGCGGCATCATCAGCGACATCGTCGACCAGCGGCATCAGGCGGTGGCGCGTTCGCTCGCCGCGCTCGAACTGCAATATCCCGATTATGCCCAGGTCTTGGAGGAGCGCTTCCTCACGCGCTCGGCGCTGCGGCGCGAGGAGCTCGAATACGACAACCTGTTCGAGGACCGGCTGATCGGCACCGAGCTGCTTCACGACCTGAAGCGCGGCATCAAGGCGAAGCGGGCCGCGAGCGAGATCCGGCCGAAGCTCGATCTCGGGCTCGACACCCGCCAGCTCGTGGCGCAGTTCCCGCTCTTCAAGGATCTCGACGGTGTCGAAGTCTTGCAGATTGCGAAGCTCCTGCGGCCGCGCTTCGCGGTGCCGGGTGAGCGGCTGATCCGGCGCGGCGAGCGGGGCGAATCCGTCTTCTTCATCTCCTCGGGTGCGGTCGAGGTGGCACTCGCGCAGGGCCCGCTCCGGCTCGGCCGCGGCGATTTCATCGGCGAACTCGCCCTCATCACCGGCGGGCGGCGCTCCGCCGACGTGACGGCGATCTCCTATTGCAACCTCTTGATCCTCGAAGGCGAGGATTTCCAGGCCCTGCTGGCGCGCAACCCGGACATGAACACCAAGGTCCAGAGCGTGGCCGCCCAGCGCCTCGCCCAGAACCAGGCGACCCCGATGCTGGACGAGGCAGTCGCCGCGGACGGCGCGCCCGGCGTGTCGCTCGCCGCGGGGGACTTCACCATCAGCGGCACCGCCACCGCGAGCCTCGACGGCCAGCCGAACGTGCCGCCGCTCGCGGACGCGGATCTGTCGGACGCCACCGCGACCGCCGCCCAGCCTGGGTGA
- a CDS encoding indolepyruvate ferredoxin oxidoreductase subunit alpha: MAERSFAREVEDLKLGEGEVFHGEGILAITKALLQSGVSYVGGYQGSPISHLMDVLADAKDVLDDLGVHFESSASEAAAAAMLSASVMYPVRGAVTWKSTAGTNVASDALSNLSSGGVTGGALIVIGEDYGEGSSIMQERSHAFAMKSQMWLMDPRPNLPTIVEAVEHGFALSEASNTPVMLQVRIRTCHVHGQFVAKANRRPDYTLREALESPKRDTGRIVLPPASLLHEKEKIEKRWPAAVDYIRANRLNETFGPEGGKVGLILQGGMYNNVLRALQLLGLADVYGDTAIPLHVLNVTYPLVDDELAAFCAGKDAVLMIEEGQPEFIEQALNTVLRRRDIQTRVAGKGMLPLGGEYTAPVLVAGIKAFLETHDKALLGNGPPLPDPAPVLQNAKVKALAEVVPQRPAGFCTGCPERPIFAAMKLVEKELGPHHVAADIGCHLFSILPPFNIGATTMGYGLGPASASAFNVPAAKRSISVMGDGGFWHNGLATSVGNAVFNKQDGVILIVDNFYSAATGGQDILSSRADNPRRATKNSIVDAVKGIGATWVRQIDRTYNVARMRDTLREALTTKEPGPKIIVASSECMLNKQRRVKPLFQQAVKAGKRMVRERFGVDEDVCTGDHACIRLSGCPSLSVKHTDDPLKDDPVAAIDNSCVACGNCGEVAEAAVLCPSFYRADVVLNPTRTDRVLARVRAAVIGFLQRRREARRVVFG, translated from the coding sequence ATGGCCGAACGCTCGTTTGCGCGCGAAGTCGAGGACCTGAAACTCGGCGAGGGAGAGGTCTTCCACGGCGAAGGCATTCTCGCGATCACCAAGGCGCTCCTGCAATCGGGCGTCTCCTATGTCGGCGGCTATCAGGGCTCGCCGATCTCCCATCTCATGGACGTGCTCGCCGACGCCAAGGACGTGCTCGACGATCTCGGCGTCCATTTCGAATCGTCGGCCTCCGAGGCGGCCGCCGCGGCCATGCTGTCGGCTTCGGTGATGTATCCGGTGCGCGGCGCCGTCACGTGGAAGTCGACCGCCGGCACCAACGTCGCCTCGGACGCCCTGTCGAACCTCTCCTCCGGCGGCGTCACCGGCGGCGCGCTGATCGTCATCGGCGAGGATTATGGCGAGGGCTCCTCCATCATGCAGGAGCGCAGCCACGCCTTCGCGATGAAGTCGCAGATGTGGCTGATGGACCCGCGGCCGAACCTGCCGACCATCGTCGAGGCGGTCGAGCACGGCTTCGCCCTGTCGGAGGCCTCCAACACCCCGGTGATGCTCCAGGTGCGCATCCGCACCTGCCACGTCCACGGCCAGTTCGTCGCGAAGGCGAACCGGCGCCCGGATTATACCCTGCGCGAGGCGCTCGAGAGCCCGAAGCGCGACACCGGCCGCATCGTCCTGCCGCCCGCCTCGCTGCTCCACGAGAAGGAGAAGATCGAGAAGCGCTGGCCGGCCGCGGTCGATTATATCCGCGCCAACAGGCTCAACGAGACGTTCGGTCCCGAGGGCGGCAAAGTCGGCCTGATCCTCCAGGGCGGCATGTACAACAACGTGCTGCGCGCCTTGCAACTGCTCGGCCTCGCCGACGTCTACGGCGACACCGCGATCCCGCTACACGTCCTCAACGTGACCTATCCGCTGGTCGACGACGAGCTCGCCGCCTTCTGCGCCGGCAAGGATGCGGTCCTGATGATCGAGGAGGGCCAGCCCGAATTCATCGAGCAGGCGCTCAACACCGTGCTGCGTCGCCGCGACATCCAGACCCGCGTCGCCGGCAAGGGCATGCTGCCGCTCGGCGGCGAATATACCGCGCCGGTCCTCGTCGCCGGCATCAAGGCGTTCCTGGAGACCCACGACAAGGCGCTGCTCGGCAACGGGCCGCCGCTGCCCGATCCCGCCCCGGTGCTTCAGAACGCGAAGGTGAAGGCGCTCGCCGAGGTGGTGCCGCAGCGCCCGGCCGGCTTCTGCACCGGCTGCCCGGAGCGGCCGATCTTCGCCGCCATGAAGCTCGTCGAGAAGGAACTCGGCCCCCACCACGTCGCCGCCGACATCGGCTGCCACCTGTTCTCGATCCTGCCGCCGTTCAACATCGGCGCCACCACGATGGGCTACGGACTCGGGCCGGCCTCGGCCTCGGCCTTCAACGTGCCGGCGGCGAAGCGCTCGATCTCGGTGATGGGCGACGGCGGCTTCTGGCACAACGGGCTCGCCACCAGCGTCGGCAACGCCGTCTTCAACAAGCAGGACGGCGTCATCCTCATCGTCGATAATTTCTATTCGGCGGCGACCGGTGGGCAGGACATCCTCTCCTCCCGCGCCGACAATCCGCGGCGCGCCACCAAGAATTCCATCGTCGACGCGGTGAAGGGCATCGGCGCGACCTGGGTGCGCCAGATCGACCGCACCTACAACGTCGCCCGCATGCGCGACACCCTGCGCGAGGCGCTGACGACCAAGGAGCCGGGGCCGAAGATCATCGTCGCCTCCTCGGAATGCATGCTGAACAAGCAGCGCCGGGTGAAGCCCCTGTTCCAGCAGGCGGTGAAGGCCGGCAAGCGCATGGTGCGCGAACGCTTCGGCGTCGACGAGGACGTCTGCACCGGCGATCACGCCTGCATCCGCCTCTCGGGCTGTCCCTCGCTCTCGGTCAAGCACACCGACGATCCCTTGAAGGACGATCCGGTGGCGGCGATCGACAATTCCTGCGTCGCCTGCGGCAATTGCGGCGAGGTCGCCGAGGCGGCGGTGCTGTGCCCCTCGTTCTATCGCGCCGACGTGGTGCTCAACCCGACCCGCACCGACCGGGTGCTGGCGCGGGTGCGCGCCGCGGTGATCGGCTTCCTCCAGCGCCGGCGCGAAGCGCGCCGCGTCGTGTTCGGCTGA
- a CDS encoding indolepyruvate oxidoreductase subunit beta family protein: MTRHETFPTRLSGDKPLSVAILAMGGQGGGVLADWIVAMAEAEGWVAQSTSVPGVAQRTGATIYYIEMLPAKDGRMPVLSLMPTPGDVDVVLAAEFMEAGRSILRGLVTPERTTLITSSHRAFAVVEKEKPGDGAGDPAVVVDASDIAAKRVVAFDLQALAEANGSVISSAMFGALAGAAVLPFPRAAFEAAIKAGGKGVGPSLKAFSAAFAQVETKPRAEVTKTPPKRFDDLPPTAGHPALDALLDRLRREVPDEARPLAFAGVKRLVDFQDPAYAGLYLDRLNGLAALDRAAGGAAKGHAFTREAAKYLAIALAYDDVIRVADLKTRASRFDRVRTEIGAKREEIVYTTEFMHPRMEEVAGTLPAGFGRWLEARPALFARLDKLVNRGRRVRTGTIGWFLALYAVSALKPLRPRSLRHAREMEHIERWLGLATATLAADYDLAVEILRCRRLIKGYSDTHARGESKFDRVLAALPRLKGRPDAAAWLRRLRESALIDEEGKALDGALKTIETL; encoded by the coding sequence ATGACGCGCCACGAAACCTTTCCGACCCGCCTCTCCGGCGACAAGCCGCTCTCGGTCGCCATCCTCGCCATGGGCGGGCAGGGCGGCGGCGTGCTCGCCGACTGGATCGTCGCCATGGCGGAGGCCGAGGGCTGGGTCGCCCAATCGACCTCCGTGCCCGGCGTCGCTCAGCGCACCGGCGCCACGATCTATTATATCGAGATGCTGCCGGCGAAGGACGGCCGCATGCCGGTGCTCTCCCTGATGCCGACGCCGGGCGACGTGGACGTCGTCCTCGCCGCCGAGTTCATGGAGGCGGGGCGCTCGATCCTGCGCGGCCTCGTCACGCCCGAGCGCACCACCCTCATCACCTCGAGCCATCGCGCCTTCGCCGTGGTCGAGAAGGAGAAGCCCGGCGACGGTGCGGGCGACCCGGCGGTCGTCGTCGACGCGAGCGACATCGCGGCGAAGCGCGTCGTCGCCTTCGATCTCCAGGCGCTCGCCGAGGCGAACGGCAGCGTGATCTCGTCGGCGATGTTCGGCGCGCTCGCCGGCGCGGCCGTGCTGCCCTTTCCCCGCGCGGCCTTCGAGGCGGCGATCAAGGCCGGCGGCAAGGGCGTCGGGCCGAGCCTCAAGGCGTTCTCTGCCGCGTTCGCTCAGGTCGAGACGAAGCCGCGCGCCGAGGTGACGAAGACGCCGCCGAAGCGGTTCGACGACCTGCCCCCGACGGCCGGCCACCCGGCCCTCGACGCGCTCCTCGACCGGCTGCGACGCGAAGTGCCGGACGAAGCCCGTCCGCTCGCCTTCGCCGGGGTGAAGCGCCTCGTCGATTTCCAGGACCCGGCCTATGCCGGCCTCTATCTCGACCGGCTGAACGGCCTCGCCGCCCTCGACCGCGCTGCGGGTGGCGCCGCCAAGGGCCACGCCTTCACCCGCGAGGCGGCGAAATATCTCGCGATCGCCCTCGCCTACGACGACGTCATCCGCGTCGCCGACCTCAAGACCCGCGCCTCCCGTTTCGACCGGGTGCGCACGGAGATCGGGGCGAAGCGCGAGGAGATCGTCTACACGACCGAATTCATGCATCCGCGCATGGAGGAGGTCGCGGGCACGCTGCCGGCCGGCTTCGGCCGCTGGCTCGAGGCGCGGCCCGCGCTGTTCGCCCGGCTCGACAAGCTCGTCAACCGCGGGCGGCGGGTGCGCACCGGCACGATCGGCTGGTTCCTGGCGCTCTATGCGGTGTCGGCCCTGAAGCCGCTGCGGCCGCGCTCCCTGCGCCATGCCCGCGAGATGGAGCACATCGAGCGTTGGCTCGGTCTCGCCACCGCGACGCTTGCCGCCGATTACGATCTCGCCGTCGAGATCCTGCGCTGCCGGCGGCTCATCAAGGGCTATTCCGACACCCACGCCCGCGGGGAATCGAAGTTCGACCGGGTGCTCGCCGCGCTGCCGCGTCTGAAGGGCCGTCCGGACGCCGCCGCCTGGCTGCGCCGCCTGCGCGAATCCGCCCTGATCGACGAAGAGGGCAAGGCCCTCGACGGCGCTTTGAAGACGATCGAGACGCTGTGA
- a CDS encoding cupin domain-containing protein, which translates to MQAPSSPTSTIVDRVPTDRYVAETRWMLGHRVTPLHTIGDFALLEVVSDPQVPGPPPHLHEDCSEFFYIVEGTLTVIVDGAARTLAKGESASIPAGALHTFINEGDRPTTFVTGFSPKGMERMFVDFGVPVERPDARAQSVAPDLVGRLLGRAADYGMVFPAA; encoded by the coding sequence ATGCAAGCCCCATCGTCCCCTACCTCCACCATCGTCGACCGGGTGCCGACGGACCGATACGTCGCCGAGACGCGCTGGATGCTCGGCCATCGCGTCACGCCGCTTCACACCATCGGCGATTTTGCCCTGCTCGAGGTGGTGTCGGACCCGCAGGTGCCGGGGCCTCCGCCGCACCTCCACGAGGACTGCTCGGAGTTCTTCTACATCGTCGAGGGTACGCTCACCGTGATCGTCGACGGCGCGGCGCGCACGCTTGCGAAGGGCGAAAGCGCCTCGATCCCGGCCGGGGCGCTGCACACCTTCATCAACGAAGGCGATCGGCCGACGACCTTCGTCACCGGCTTCTCGCCGAAGGGTATGGAACGGATGTTCGTCGATTTCGGTGTGCCGGTGGAACGACCGGACGCGCGCGCTCAATCGGTCGCGCCGGATCTCGTCGGCCGCCTTCTCGGGCGTGCCGCGGACTATGGAATGGTGTTCCCGGCCGCCTGA
- a CDS encoding septation protein A: MLAAEKRPPAPRGDLRKLPPLAKLALELGPLAVFFAANARAGLFIATAAFMIATVVALAVSFAWVRRVPIMPLVSGAVVLVFGGLTLILHDELFIKLKPTIVNLLFASVLLGGLAFGRPLLARVFDEVIRLDDDGWRKLTLRWGLFFVALAILNEIVWRSFPTDTWVSFKVFGVMPLTLVFAMCQMPLMQRHALPDDKPDATPGA, translated from the coding sequence ATCCTCGCCGCCGAGAAGCGCCCGCCCGCCCCGCGCGGCGACCTGCGCAAGCTGCCGCCGCTCGCCAAGCTCGCGCTGGAGCTCGGGCCGCTCGCCGTGTTCTTCGCCGCGAACGCCCGCGCCGGCCTCTTCATCGCCACCGCCGCCTTCATGATCGCGACCGTCGTGGCGCTCGCCGTGTCGTTCGCCTGGGTCCGGCGGGTGCCGATCATGCCGCTCGTTTCGGGCGCGGTCGTGCTCGTGTTCGGCGGGCTGACGCTGATCCTGCACGACGAGCTCTTCATCAAGCTCAAGCCGACGATCGTGAACCTGTTGTTCGCGTCCGTGCTGCTCGGCGGCCTCGCCTTCGGCCGGCCGCTGCTCGCCCGGGTGTTCGACGAGGTGATCCGCCTCGACGACGACGGCTGGCGTAAGCTCACCCTGCGCTGGGGGCTGTTCTTCGTAGCGCTCGCCATCCTCAACGAGATCGTCTGGCGGTCCTTCCCGACCGACACCTGGGTCTCGTTCAAGGTGTTCGGGGTGATGCCGCTGACGCTCGTGTTCGCGATGTGCCAGATGCCGCTGATGCAGCGCCACGCGCTGCCCGACGACAAGCCGGACGCCACGCCGGGGGCGTGA